In Hymenobacter sp. DG01, one genomic interval encodes:
- a CDS encoding histidine kinase dimerization/phosphoacceptor domain -containing protein, producing MKVYYLTKLAVQLGQTDLTKAAKYAKQAVTLARRIGYTRGELTSLQVLGNTHTEMGDYVTAMRSYQEALTIAQAHNLKRQMVPLYLCMGSTSATIGDNDRSLKYLLLGHSVLTEICPVITPECADDYGMSYVTIGNTYYQKKDFMQAREYAARALQIYTRSSTSPAAAKANLLMGRVYQAYQPHTQGRLDSAGFFLQAALYIEATKENEKEVAGNLISLAELYQQQRKYRDMYLVAQRSLKMARKVGSKPFEQDAATLVATAAAAMGNYQEAYRYQVESAALNRIMVDLEKTRALEQLQVRYDVQAQTQRIEMLTQRTRADAAAAREQKRWLWMLVAFTGTLIIGLMVGTVLFVRLRKSRRELAAANEEISLANEEISQSVAEKEVLVQEIHHRVKNNLQIISSLLAWQKDTLPDPQLVQVLAGNQARIQSMAMVHEFLYQADNLASVRLDTYLGALLESLHTSLANGDKDIKLRTCLGPLLMDAKDAGYFGLLVNEVVTNAYKHAFTDQQKGVLTVELVTEGAGFFLGISDDGKGLPETGFVSRPNSIGIQLVKTLTKQLKAKITVKPQLVGTRVEITRQY from the coding sequence ATGAAGGTCTATTATCTGACTAAACTGGCTGTGCAGCTGGGGCAGACGGACTTAACCAAAGCGGCGAAATATGCTAAGCAAGCCGTAACGCTGGCTCGTCGTATCGGCTACACTCGGGGGGAGCTGACCAGCTTGCAGGTATTGGGTAATACGCATACTGAGATGGGCGACTACGTAACGGCCATGCGCTCTTACCAGGAAGCCCTGACGATTGCTCAGGCTCACAACCTCAAACGGCAGATGGTCCCGCTCTACCTGTGCATGGGCAGTACCAGCGCCACTATTGGCGACAATGACCGCAGCCTAAAGTATTTGCTGCTCGGCCATTCGGTGCTGACGGAAATTTGCCCGGTAATTACCCCGGAATGTGCTGACGATTACGGCATGAGCTACGTCACCATCGGCAATACATATTACCAGAAGAAGGATTTTATGCAGGCCAGGGAATACGCCGCCCGGGCCCTGCAGATTTACACGCGCTCCAGCACGTCCCCGGCCGCCGCTAAAGCCAACCTGCTGATGGGCCGCGTCTATCAGGCTTACCAACCTCATACGCAGGGCCGGCTGGATTCAGCGGGCTTTTTCCTGCAGGCTGCCCTGTATATCGAGGCAACCAAGGAAAATGAGAAAGAAGTCGCCGGCAACCTGATCAGCCTGGCCGAACTCTATCAACAGCAGCGCAAGTACCGGGATATGTACCTGGTGGCTCAGCGTAGTTTGAAAATGGCGCGCAAGGTAGGTTCCAAGCCGTTCGAGCAGGATGCGGCAACATTGGTGGCTACTGCTGCCGCCGCAATGGGTAATTATCAAGAAGCCTACCGGTACCAGGTTGAATCAGCGGCCCTGAACCGAATCATGGTGGACCTGGAAAAAACCCGCGCTCTGGAGCAGCTGCAGGTTCGCTATGATGTGCAGGCCCAAACCCAGCGGATTGAAATGCTTACCCAGCGCACCCGGGCCGATGCCGCCGCCGCTCGGGAGCAAAAGCGCTGGCTCTGGATGCTGGTCGCTTTTACCGGCACCCTTATCATTGGCCTGATGGTGGGCACCGTGCTGTTTGTGCGCCTCCGTAAAAGCCGCCGCGAACTGGCCGCGGCAAATGAAGAAATCTCCCTGGCCAACGAGGAAATTTCGCAATCCGTGGCCGAAAAAGAGGTATTGGTTCAGGAAATTCACCATCGGGTGAAAAACAATCTGCAGATCATCAGCTCGCTGCTGGCCTGGCAGAAAGATACCTTGCCAGATCCTCAATTAGTCCAGGTACTGGCCGGTAACCAGGCGCGCATTCAAAGCATGGCCATGGTACACGAATTTCTGTATCAGGCCGACAACCTGGCTTCTGTACGCTTAGATACCTACTTGGGCGCCCTATTGGAGTCCTTGCATACCTCCTTGGCCAATGGAGACAAGGATATTAAGCTCCGGACGTGTCTGGGGCCTCTGCTGATGGACGCCAAGGATGCCGGCTACTTCGGGCTGCTGGTGAATGAGGTAGTTACCAATGCCTACAAACATGCTTTCACCGATCAGCAGAAGGGAGTTCTTACCGTTGAACTGGTGACGGAAGGTGCCGGTTTCTTCCTCGGCATCAGTGATGACGGCAAGGGCCTCCCAGAAACAGGTTTTGTTTCCCGCCCCAATTCCATCGGCATCCAGCTGGTTAAAACGCTTACCAAACAGCTTAAAGCAAAAATCACCGTCAAACCGCAGCTAGTGGGCACGCGAGTTGAAATAACCCGACAGTACTAA
- a CDS encoding LytTR family transcriptional regulator DNA-binding domain-containing protein, giving the protein MAKILIVEDELLIAADIQRALIRLGHSPLEPVDNSEEALETLSENSVELVLMDININGEMDGIATALQVRRQFNIPVIFLTARTDTPTLNRAKVAQPYGYIPKPYTDDMLKVQVELAIYNAYQLPATRPAPSLTVAELSPEVPAPARSEKVDDFLFVRKGARWVKVQYADILFFESKQNYVQLHTATDQLVFDSTLKELELSLPNTFLKTHRSYIVNLGHVIAYEDGYVEIGKEQFLPVSRTFMPDLKNRLHLLG; this is encoded by the coding sequence ATGGCAAAGATCCTGATCGTCGAAGATGAGTTACTGATTGCTGCTGATATTCAGCGGGCATTGATTCGCTTGGGTCATAGCCCCCTGGAGCCCGTGGATAACAGTGAAGAAGCCCTGGAAACGCTAAGCGAAAACTCCGTGGAACTGGTGTTGATGGACATTAACATCAACGGGGAAATGGATGGCATCGCCACGGCCCTGCAGGTGCGGCGCCAATTCAACATCCCGGTTATTTTTCTGACTGCCCGCACGGATACGCCTACCCTGAACCGGGCGAAAGTGGCTCAGCCTTACGGCTACATTCCAAAGCCCTATACCGACGATATGCTGAAGGTGCAGGTTGAACTGGCCATTTATAATGCCTACCAGCTTCCGGCCACTCGTCCTGCGCCCTCCTTGACAGTAGCCGAGTTGAGCCCGGAAGTACCCGCGCCGGCCCGCTCGGAAAAGGTGGATGATTTCCTGTTCGTGCGCAAGGGCGCCCGCTGGGTGAAAGTGCAGTATGCGGATATTCTGTTTTTCGAGTCCAAGCAGAATTACGTGCAGCTGCATACTGCCACGGATCAGCTCGTTTTTGATTCTACGCTGAAGGAGCTGGAGCTTTCGCTACCCAACACCTTCCTAAAGACTCACCGCTCCTACATCGTCAACCTGGGGCATGTCATAGCTTACGAAGATGGGTATGTGGAAATCGGCAAAGAACAGTTCCTGCCGGTCAGCCGGACGTTTATGCCGGATCTGAAAAACCGGCTGCATTTGCTCGGCTAG